The DNA region AGGATATCCAAAACGACCAAATTTCTGGATATGTTTGTTATAACGCTCAAAGTGTAAAACCTCTTGGCGAAGCTAAGACAAATTTAGAGTTCTTCAACGCTCTTGCAAAAGCGATGGGCTATACAGAAGAGTGCTTTAACTGGGATAGCGAAACAGTTTGCAGACGCTTTTTGGATACAGAATTTGCCAAAAAACAAAACATCACCTATGAAAAACTAAAATCAGTCGGCTGGATCAAGCCATTTAGAACGCCTGAAACGATGAAAGATCAGTTCCCGTACTACCCTTATACGCCAAAAGACAAACTAATATTTGGTACAAAGAGTGGAAAATGCGAGCTTTACTCACAAACCTTTAAAGACGCAGGATATCATCCAGTAATAGACCTTGAAACTGACTGGGACTACTATGAAAAGAGCAATAAATTTGGAAAAGACTATCTCAAAAAATATCCGCTTTATTTCATGACGCCAGGTACTCAGCTCCAAGACAACTCAAACTGGGGCAATATGCCTTATATCCTAAAAAGGGTTATCGTTAAAGGCAATGCTGAGTTATTTATGACACGTGAAGATATGGAGGCTCGCGGTATCAAAAACGGAGACACAGTTGAGGCAACAAATGAAAAGGGAACAGCCGTCTTTACAGCAGTCGAGACAAATCAAATGAACCCAGGCATAGTCTATGCGTGGAACAACATCTGGGTAAAAGTGACTAAATCAAGAACTGGGGCAAATATACTTTGCTCTGATGGCGTTAGTGACCTAGGAAATGGCTCAACCTATACAGCTAGCTTTTGTGAAGTAAAAAAAGCAGCTAAACAAGAGATGTAAAGGGGTCTAAGATGAAAAGAAAACAAGGTTTTTTATTTGATTATAACTTTTGTATAGGCTGCAAGGCTTGTGAAATTTCATGTCAAGTCTATCACAACCAAGATCCAGATATCAACTGGAGACATGTTGATGGCCTTATGATACACGAAGATGGCATAGAAAAAGAGATCTTTATAACTCACTCTTGCCATCACTGCGATGAGCCAGCCTGTATGGATGTCTGCCCAGTTGGAGCATATATCAAGCTAGAAAATGGTGTCGTACAGCCACTTCATGATAAGTGCATAGGCTGTGGATACTGCTTGATGGCTTGCCCTTATGGCTCTATCACAAAAGGCAAGGACGGTAAAGCTCAAAAGTGCAATCTCTGCGCTGAAAAACTTGAGCGTGGCGAAGAGCCAGCTTGTGTAGCAGGCTGTCCGTGTGGAGTACTAAAACTTGTTGATAGCAACGTCAGCGACAGCGCTGGTATGCAAAAAGAGATGCCAGGCTTTAAGCACTTCTTTACCAAGCCAAACATCCGCTTTTATCCAAGAATGAAGCGAAACGAATTCATACACTAAAGAGTAAAAGATGGGTAAGATCAAAGAAAAGCTTAGCGTTAGCCTTAGTGTTGAAGACTTTTTAAGGCGATTTTTCTTAGTAGAGCTTAGAGAGCAAAATTTAGATGAGCTCATAAGCCTAAGCCTTAATTTTAGTGATAAATTTAAAAATCACAACTTCATACTTTGGCTAAATAAGTGCAAAGATGATCTAAATTTGCTAGACGATCTAAGATATGAATTTAACAGGCTTTTTGTAGGGCCAAGACACCCAAAAGCTGAGCCATATGAGTCGGTTTATTTTGATTATAAAACGATGTTTGGCGAGAAGACTATGCAGGTGCGAAGCTTTTATGAAAGCTCTGGACTAAAGCTTAGTAAAGAGCAGTTTGATAAATTTCCAGATGACTTCATCGGATACGAGCTGCAATACCTTTACTTTCTAAGTTTCAATGCCTTACAAGCAGACGAAAAAGAGAAAATGGATGAAATTTTACATAAAAAATATGACTTCATCCGCACTCATCCGTTTGAGTGGTTTTATAAATTTAGCTCTCGCTGTAAGGAAGCTACAAATTTAGAAGCTTATGTGAGCTTTGCTGATTTTTTAAATTTATATCTTGAAAACGAGATAGAGCAATCAAGAGCTCTTCTAACTTTTAAGAGTTAAAGGATAGATAATGGAACAAACAACTTGGGGATGGCTCATAGTCATCTATCTATTTTTGGGCGGTTTAGGCGCCGGGGCATTTTTGTGCTCGGCTTTGGCTTATAAGGGCTTTTTGGGCTCGTTAAACGAGAGATTTTATAAATTCGGCTTTCTGCTAGCACCCGTTGCGGTAATAATAGGAACTGCGCTTTTGCTATTTGACTTGGCACCGAGCGCCGCGATAAATCCTCTTAAAATTTTACAGCTCTATACGCGCCCGGTTTCGATGATGAGCATAGGTACGTATCTACTTACGTTTTTCATCGTAGTCAGCGTTTTGGTGCTTTTGCAGATCAAAAAGAGCGGTAAAATTTGCGATATGATGCTCACGCTCGGAGCTATTTTGGCGCTTGGAGTGATGGGGTATACCGGGCTACTACTTTACGTCGTAAAGGCGATCCCGCTTTGGGCTAGCGTGTGGCTGCCGATTTTATTTACGATCTCCGCGATCTCTACGGGGCTTAGTGCAAACGCCGCCGCTACACTAAATGCAGGGCACGGGCTAAGCCACTGCGCGCATAAATTTCACGTCGTATTAGTCGCGCTTGAGATTGTTGCGGTGCTAGCGCTGTTTGCGAGCGTGAGAAGTGAGGCTGCAGGCATGGCTAGCGTAACTAAGATAGTCAGCGGCTCGCTTGCGCCGATATTTTGGATAGGCTTTGTCGTGTTTGGGCTTGCACTGCCGCTGTTAGGCGGAAGCAAATTTATGCTTCGCGGCTGCAGCGTTAACGCAGACGGCAGCGTCTGTGCGCACGGCGGCGAGGAGGTAAAAAGCTGTGTTTATAACGAATACGGCGTGCTTGTAGGCGGCTTTTGCCTAAGAGCATTTATAGTACTCGGCGCGGTATATATATTTTAGTTTCTCCCTTTTTCTGATACTTGGGTCGGATGAAAGTCCGACCTTTAAATTGTGATTTTTTCGATAGACCACCAAAAGAGACACAACATTGCATAACTCTTGACTTTAAATATTGTGGGTAAAATTTAACCACATTTGATAGATTATGATATTAAATTTGGTAGCAGACATCATAGCTCGTTAAATAGCTATTTTCTATCAAATATACAAGACTTTAATTCTTGATAAATATTCATATCTGAAGCCACTAGCTTTGATAAATTTATTTTAAAATTCTCGGGATTTATATGAGTTGAAATTGAGCAAATACTTTTGATCAGCGAAAATTGTGATTTAACATCTGAGTTTATTAAATCTGTAAAATTTTGTTTATATTTAACTTCATCAAAGTTTTTTTGATTTACTGCACAATATTTTCTCAATACCTCTTCATCAAATAGGTAGTTTTCGATTTCCCACCTTTTCATTACTCTAAATCTTGCATCCTGATTAGCTAAATACTCTTGCCTCTCTTTTTCTGATACTAGCTTTCCTGATGCCATATCTCTATCTTTAAAAACCCAAATTTCCATATTGGGAAACACCTTGCCTAATATCGCTAATGCAATGCTGCTTCTTTGATCCAACTCTGTATTTCCACCGCTAGAGACGAAAACAGTATCTGGATACTCTGCATTAAAAATATTATTTAAAACTTGAGCGTCAAGCCCTCTTTCAGAGCCATCTGGTCTGGGTTCATCTCGTCCTTCGCAATAAATAATTCTATTAGGAGCTATTAATCCAGTTAAGTCATCTAGAGCTGTACTGAAAATAGATTTCCATGTTGTTCTATTGTTTGCAACAGGGGTCAATGTTATAGCTTCTGAAGCAAATTTCATATTATCTTCAAATTGAACAACTTGGCATTTCCCAGATAGCTCTTCTTGAAATGCCCGTAAAAAACCGATACTGTGAGTCGCAATCCAAATTTGCCCTTCATCGCCTATTAGTTTTTCTATCTCAATCATTAATTTTTTTTGAATCGATGTATTAATATGTAACTCAGGCTCATCTAATAGAAAGATAGAGTTTTTATATTTCTCTCTTCTTAAAAATAAATCTAATAAAATATCAACAACTTCCTTTTCTCCGGCAGAGAGACTATCAAATGAGAATGTTATATCTGAATCTGATTTTTTAAAATTTAGCGTACCATCATTTTGTGCCACATTTCCCAAACTAACAATTTCTAAATCTAAACAGTTTTTTATAGATTGGTTTAATAAGCCTATGACTTTGATTTTAGCTTCAGATGGCTTAATATCTTCCTCTTCCATAACTTTGTTATAAAATCCCAATAATCTTCTATAATTATTCTCTACTTTGCTGTCTAAATTTAATGAACAGCTCGCTCCATCAGAATTGTTTTCAATAGGATCTGTTGCTCTAATCTCGCTAATATTTAAACTAGTGTTGTAACGATATGGACTTCTGAATGAAAAAATAATTTTCCTATTGTTCTTATAGAAATCATGATCATGATATAATTTGCTATTGTCAATGATATTGCCCTCATCATCTAAATATTCAATCGATATTAGTTTATGCGCCCATTTGTTACCTGTTCTGTAAAATATTTCCGGTATATTACCATTTCCAATTTGCCCGCTATAATCTCCTCCACATGCAATAAAAGCATCCAAAACACTACTTTTACCGCATCCATTAGTACCAACCAATGCGATTATTTTCGCTGGCTTATCGCCTAAATCTAAGGTTAGATCCTTAAATCTTTTAAAATCTTTTATATTTACCTTTGATATTTTCATATTCAGTCCATTTTAAAGAAGATATTAATTAATTTATACCAATTCTTCCCCGAAAAATAGCTTACCGCATATTACACTGCTCCGTCTGGCTCCATAGCAACCTGCGTCCAGAGAATCTTCACCAGTGATCAGGCTTTGCGGAGTCTGCTAAATTTACGATGCCGAGTGCCGATGTCTTTTTGATGAGTTTATTTTATCATCGTTTTTATAACCTTTTCGGTCTCTTTATGTCTGCATTTTGCGACTAGGCTACCTTACCTGCTTTAATCGGTGTAGAATATGCTGGCAGTTTTAGAATTTACTCTTTCATTTTTGCTCCTTCTGGTAATAACATTATAACAAAATGGACTTTAAGCAACTTGGTAAAAATTATTTGGCAGATATCAGTTCGACAATGAGCGAGAGCTTAAATACTATGTTCTAGATTATTTTTAAAATAAGCCGCCCAAAAGACGGCTTAAATTTTATCTCTCGAAAATAAAAATTTTATTCACGCCGTTCTCTCTGGATGCGACGTAGAATTTGCCCTCTTTAATAGCGAGTGCATGGGCATCGCTCGTACCTTCAAAGCTATAAACCTCCACGATCTTTCTGCTGCGCGGATCGAGCTTTAGGATGCTTGAGTATTGCTTCGAGAGTAGATAAACAAACTCGCCGCTCGCATCCATACCCGTGGTATAGTAGTCGTTTATATCCCTGCCGTCCTTTACGCCGAGAGCCTCATCGAAGCTCGGCACGAACTCGGTCGAGAGCAGATTATCGGCGTCACTAAAGCTCGCCACGCTCCAGCTTTGCTTGATGTCATCGGGCACGCTAGCGACAAAAAACTCACCATAGAAATCCGAGTGATCCCATGAAAGGATGAACTGTTGTTTGGCGCGCACAGTGGAGTAGCGGTCCTTGAAATCGAGCG from Campylobacter concisus includes:
- a CDS encoding 4Fe-4S dicluster domain-containing protein — its product is MKRKQGFLFDYNFCIGCKACEISCQVYHNQDPDINWRHVDGLMIHEDGIEKEIFITHSCHHCDEPACMDVCPVGAYIKLENGVVQPLHDKCIGCGYCLMACPYGSITKGKDGKAQKCNLCAEKLERGEEPACVAGCPCGVLKLVDSNVSDSAGMQKEMPGFKHFFTKPNIRFYPRMKRNEFIH
- a CDS encoding TorD/DmsD family molecular chaperone; the protein is MGKIKEKLSVSLSVEDFLRRFFLVELREQNLDELISLSLNFSDKFKNHNFILWLNKCKDDLNLLDDLRYEFNRLFVGPRHPKAEPYESVYFDYKTMFGEKTMQVRSFYESSGLKLSKEQFDKFPDDFIGYELQYLYFLSFNALQADEKEKMDEILHKKYDFIRTHPFEWFYKFSSRCKEATNLEAYVSFADFLNLYLENEIEQSRALLTFKS
- the nrfD gene encoding NrfD/PsrC family molybdoenzyme membrane anchor subunit is translated as MEQTTWGWLIVIYLFLGGLGAGAFLCSALAYKGFLGSLNERFYKFGFLLAPVAVIIGTALLLFDLAPSAAINPLKILQLYTRPVSMMSIGTYLLTFFIVVSVLVLLQIKKSGKICDMMLTLGAILALGVMGYTGLLLYVVKAIPLWASVWLPILFTISAISTGLSANAAATLNAGHGLSHCAHKFHVVLVALEIVAVLALFASVRSEAAGMASVTKIVSGSLAPIFWIGFVVFGLALPLLGGSKFMLRGCSVNADGSVCAHGGEEVKSCVYNEYGVLVGGFCLRAFIVLGAVYIF
- a CDS encoding AAA family ATPase, with product MKISKVNIKDFKRFKDLTLDLGDKPAKIIALVGTNGCGKSSVLDAFIACGGDYSGQIGNGNIPEIFYRTGNKWAHKLISIEYLDDEGNIIDNSKLYHDHDFYKNNRKIIFSFRSPYRYNTSLNISEIRATDPIENNSDGASCSLNLDSKVENNYRRLLGFYNKVMEEEDIKPSEAKIKVIGLLNQSIKNCLDLEIVSLGNVAQNDGTLNFKKSDSDITFSFDSLSAGEKEVVDILLDLFLRREKYKNSIFLLDEPELHINTSIQKKLMIEIEKLIGDEGQIWIATHSIGFLRAFQEELSGKCQVVQFEDNMKFASEAITLTPVANNRTTWKSIFSTALDDLTGLIAPNRIIYCEGRDEPRPDGSERGLDAQVLNNIFNAEYPDTVFVSSGGNTELDQRSSIALAILGKVFPNMEIWVFKDRDMASGKLVSEKERQEYLANQDARFRVMKRWEIENYLFDEEVLRKYCAVNQKNFDEVKYKQNFTDLINSDVKSQFSLIKSICSISTHINPENFKINLSKLVASDMNIYQELKSCIFDRK